In the Urocitellus parryii isolate mUroPar1 chromosome 1, mUroPar1.hap1, whole genome shotgun sequence genome, TGTGCTCCATCCAGGATGATCTCCCCTTTGTCCTGAAGCCATCTGTAGAAAATTTCTATACATTGGTAACAGAGAGATCTTTGGATCGAGAGCAGAACACTGAATACAGCATCACAATCACTGTCACTGACTTGGGGACACCAAGGCTGAAAACTGAACACAACATTACTGTCCTTGTCTCTGACATCAACGACAATTCCCCTGCCTTCACACAAACATCCTACACGCTGCTAGTGCATGAGAACAACAGCCCTGCCCTGCATATCGGAAGCATCAGCGCCACAGACAGAGACTCAGGCACCAACGCCCAGATCACCTACTCACTGCTGCCAACCCAGGACCCGCACCTGCCCCTCGCCTCGCTGGTCTCCATCAACGCAGACAATGGGCAGTTGTTCGCGCTGAGAGCACTGGACTTCGAGGCCCTGCAGGCATTTGAGTTCCACGTGGGCGCCACAGACCAAGGCTCACCTGCGCTCAGCAGCCAGGTGCTGGTGCGAGTGGTGGTGCTGGACGAAAATGACAACTCGCCCTTCGTGTTGTACCCAATGCAGAACGCCTCTGCGCTCTGCACCGAACTGGTGCCCAGGGCGGCAGAGCAGGGCTACCTGGTCACCAAGGTGGTGGCGGTGGACAGAGACTCAGGCCAGAACGCCTGGCTGTCATACCAGCTGCTCAAGGCCACCGAGCCAGGGCTGTTTGGCGTGTGGGCGCACAATGGCGAGGTGCGCACCACCAGGCTGCTGAGCGAGCGCGACGCGGCCAGGCACAGGCTGGTGGTGCTGGTCAAGGACAATGGCGAGCCTCCGCTGTCTGCCAGCGTCACGCTGCACGTGCTGCTGGTGGATGGCTTCTCCCAGCCCTACCTGCCGCTCCCGGAAGTGGCGCCCGAGCGCGCGCAGGGGGACTCGCTCACTATCTACTTGGTCATCGCCTTGGCCTCTGTGTCGTcgctcttcctcttctctgtgctGGTGTTCGTGGCAGTGCGGCTGTGCAGGAGGCGCAGGGCGGCGCCGCTGGGTGTCTGCTCTGTGCCTGAGGGCCACTTTCCGGGCCACCTGGTGGATGTCAGTGGCACCGGGACACTGTCTCAGAGCTACCAGTATGAAGTGTGTCTGAAAGGAGGTTCAGGGACGAACAGTGAGTTCAAGTTCCTAAAACCAATTTTCCCCAATATACTATCCCAGAGCAtagggagggaagtggaggaaAATCCCTCATTTCAGAATAATTTGGGTTTCCCATAAAGAATGATAGATAAGCCCTTCTGTCTGAATATATCCTCTGTCTGAGGGTATATTCCTAGTTAGAAACTTACCCTGGATACCTGTAAAGAAGTGACTTTGCAGTATTTCAAGAACTCTTAAAGTCAAAAACGGATCCAGCTTAATTCCCAAGAACCATccacaagcatgaaatatatatgtgtcaTGTTTTATTCCAAACAATTATGCTTAATGTGCAGTTGGAGAAGTTTAAGGGCAGTTAAATTTATTTAGagttattttaaattgctttccaTTGTCTTCATTCTTTATTGCTAATTTTCATAGTTGACTGGGATTCTGTAAAAGTGTACCTACTATAAGTTTGGGGAGCAGAGATTGTAGAGtgttttctaaagattttttttcaaagcacatATGGTCTAGCATACACTATCTTAACACAATTAATCGTCAATGAAACCTATGAGGGGAGGAATTTCAGAAGTGAGCTAATATTTAGGCCTAGTGACTCAGTAAGGTCACCAACTACTAAATAGCAGAACTGAGAATCTCCTAGTTATTTTTGTTGGTATCATGGCACCAATGCTATACTGTTTTCTGTCATTAGATAGCACTTGGCATGTTTCTAAACAATAAAAGAGTTTTTTATCACACTGCTGGGTGTAATGATATTACTACTGGTctgtagttttattattttaataaaccaACAAGCCATATTTTATGAAACAGTTATTCAACTATTACTATTAAAGATCTGATCTAACCAAATATCAAGTAAAACAAATTGAAAGATCAACTAGTGCTTTTTCCTGAACATATGTTTTTCATTTAACAGAAAAGATTAATGGTCCTGAGTAGGGATAttacataattttgtattttcctcaCATTACAGTGTTTCTTCTGCAGTATTTCATAGCTATATTCATAATACTTTTTcccaatttaatttaaatttttattttaagaatttcctACTCAATTTAATGCAGTGCttagtcagaaaaaaataataaaatgaataatgtagTATCAAATAGTATCAAAGAGAAACATAAACTGttaatacattttagaaattatgGTGCATTAAGGAGAagctttgtatttaaaaattatccagAGCTGGAGGTGTAGATCCTGGATACAGCACTTAGCATGCTTGAGTGCtctcaaaatattatatattattgccAAAAATAGTATTAGTATCAATGTACAGTACTAGTGGGATATAGTCTACAGATAAAATACAGtaataaaatcttaaattgtTTTCAATAACTTTTCAACAAACAAATAGCATGGAAATTGAAAAAGGGAAGTTTACACAGTAAAAGAACTTGAGAGACTTTACAGCCAAATACAATGTGTGTATCTTGCTTGATATTGACTGAATGATTTTGAATACACTagagaaatttgaatatatatgaatcttaattaatattaacaatttcTTAGGTATGATAATGACATTGTAGTTTAGGTTTTTACAGTGAGAAATGCATAACAAAGTATTTGTGGATGAAAATTCACTTTTCCTAGAATGTGAAACTAGTGATAAGTACATGGAGGGttataatattattcttttatggggtttgagatttttttaaatgacaaggtTATTAGAAGTTGATCCTGTGAGAAAAGAAATAGAGGTAATCAAAAAAGACATTCTTCCAAGATATATATTTACTACTGCTATCACAGATTTACTGAATTTATGCCTCTATTTAACAAGCTTTTCAGTGTTTCCTTGTTTCATATTTGACATAACTTCTTTCTGAGATAGTCCTGCTTATGCATTCATCTACCATGTGAATTTTTAGGTGTTTTCTAGTCACAACAATGGATTCATGCAGATTCAGCTAGCTAGTGGCATCAAATCactatatattgtttatttataaagttaactTTTCTCTACAttcgtttcctcatctgtaaggtgGGAAATTCGTGATAGCCCTATGTGATAGTTGTTATTACTATTTCACTTTACATGTGTGTAAACTGAGgcaaagaaagattaaataatttgcctaaggAAGTTTCATATGTAGTAATTGTTTCCATAATTCACAGCAATTAAAAGTGTATAATTATGAAAGTTTTCTATGTtattccaatgtatgttttttctgATTATTACAATACTATGTACCTTTTGCCCCAAACTCAATTAGAATTATTGAAAATCTCTGCTAATGTCATTTCCTGTGTGCTTTAGGTAATTGTCCACCCCAAATGGTACAGTGATAGTTGATGTGGTGTTGTAACCTTATATAGCCCACTGGTACACAGAGGCAATGTTAGGAATATTGCATCCATTTTCATTCCACAAATTGTAAGAACCTATAAGGCCGCTTGGTGGCGCTGCAGGATAAGAAGGTACAAACCGGAACCATAGGTGCGACTCCAATACGGGAAAATTTACCAGCAGAGGCTGGAAACCCAACCCAAGCTTGAATGCCACAGAAAGGAGGACTGGATTCTCTGAAAAGGACTCTAAAAGGAACTGGAATATTTCTCAGATATCTTGCGGAATACCACAGCATCAGATACTCGCGACTTTACAGTTCAGCAGACAATCTTGCAGTGGGCTGTACCAAACACAATGGAGGCCAGCGGGAAACGCATCTGCAGACAAAagcaagtcattttctttttcctattggGCTTATTTCAGGAGGGAGCGGGAGAGCCTAGGCGCTATTCTGTAGTGGAGGAAACTGAGGGCAACTCCTTTGTAACCAATCTAGCAAAGGATTTGAGTCTGGGACAAAGGGAATTCTCCAGGAGGGGGGTTAGAATCCTCTCCAAAGGGAATAAGCTACATTTGCAGCTCAATCAGGAGACGGGGGAATTGTTACTAAATGAAAAACTGGACAGGGAGGAATTGTGTGGGCACACAGAGCCCTGTGTGCTTCGTTTCCAGGTGATGCTAGAGAGTCCTTTAGAATTTTTTCAAGCTGAGCTACAAATAATAGACATAAATGACCACTCTCCGGAGTTCCTGGACAAAGAAATGTTGCTGAAAGTATCAGAGAGCAGTCCTTCTGGAACTACATTTCCTCTGAAGAATGCTCAGGACATGGATGTAGGCCAAAATAATATTGAGAACTATGTGATCAGTCCCAATCCTTATTTTCGGGTCCTTACCCGAAAACGCAGCGATGGCAGGAAATATCCAGAGCTGGTGCTGGAGAAAGCGCTGGATCGAGAAGAGGAACCTGAGCTCAAGTTAACCCTCACAGCACAGGATGGTGGCTCTCCACCACGGACTGGCACAGCTCAGATCCACGTTGAAGTCGTGGATGTCAATGATAATGCCCCGGAATTTCAGCAGCTCATCTATAGGGTGCAGATTCCTGAAGACAGTCCGATAGGTTTCCTGATTGTCACGGTCTCTGCTACGGATGTAGACCTTGGAGTCAATGGAGAGGTCTCTTATTCACTGTTCCAGGCTTCAGATGAGATTAGCAAAACATTTGCAATTAATCCCTTGACAGGAGAAATTCGGCTGAAAGAACAACTTGATTTTGAAAGAGTTGAGTCCTATGAAGTCAATATAGAAGCGAGAGATGCTGGAAGCTTTACTGGAAAATGTGTGGTTCTGATCCAAGTCACGGATGTGAATGACCATGCCCCAGAAGTTACCATGTCTGCATTTACTAGTCCCATATCTGAGAACTCTCCGGAGATGGTGGTTGCAGTTTTCAGTGTGTTAGATCTTGATTCaggagaaaatgggaaaataagtTGTTCCATTCAGGAGGATCTACCCTTTTTCCTGAAATCTTCAGTGGAAAACTTTTACACCCTATTAACCGAGAGACCACTGGACAGAGAGAACACAGCTGAGTACAACATCACCATCACTGTCACGGATTTGGGGACACCAATATTGAAAACATACCTTAACATAACAGTGCAGGTATCAGACGTTAATGATAACTCGCCAATCTTCATGCAAGCCTCCTACATCCTATTGGTGCAAGAGAACAACAGCCCCGCCCTGCACATAGGCAGTGTCAGCGCCACAGACAGAGACTCAGGCACCAATGCCCAGATCACCTACTCGCTGCTGCCAACCCAGGACTCACAACTGCACCTCGCCTCGCTGGTCTCCATCAACGCAGACAATGGGCAGCTGTTCGCGCTGAGGGCGCTGGACTTCGAGGCCCTGCAGGCATTCGAGTTCCGCGTGGGCGCCACAGACCAAGGTTTGCCCGCGCTCAGCAGCCAGGCGCTGGTGCGAGTGGTGGTGGTGGACGAAAATGACAACCCGCCCTTAGTGCTGTACCCAATGCAGAATGCCTCTGCACCTTGCACCGAGCTGGTGCCCAGGGCGGCAGAGCAGGGCTACCTGGTCACCAAGGTGGTGGCGGTGGACAGAGACTCAGGCCAGAACGCCTGGCTGTCATACCAGCTGCTCAAGG is a window encoding:
- the Pcdhb7 gene encoding protocadherin beta-7, with amino-acid sequence MEASGERAVQKRQVVVFCLFLGVFGAGAEPLRYFVAEETERGTFLANLANDLGLRVGELSDRRSRIVSDQNMRFLLLNSLTGDLLLNEKLDREELCGPTEPCVLPFQLLLEKPFQIFRAELQVRDINDHSPVFLDKEILLKISESTNPGAAFPLESAQDSDVGTNSLSNYTISPNAYFHVNVHVGGEGNLLPKLILDQALDREEIPELSLILTALDGGSPGRSGTTLLRILVVDVNDNAPEFVQSLYKVQVPENSPVGSLVVTVSARDLDTGSYGEIVYAFFYATERILKTFQINSTSGYLYLKARLNYEAIQTYTLTIQAKDGGGLSGNCTVIVEVTDINDNPPEILISSLTSPIAENSPETVVAVFRIRDRDSGNNGKMVCSIQDDLPFVLKPSVENFYTLVTERSLDREQNTEYSITITVTDLGTPRLKTEHNITVLVSDINDNSPAFTQTSYTLLVHENNSPALHIGSISATDRDSGTNAQITYSLLPTQDPHLPLASLVSINADNGQLFALRALDFEALQAFEFHVGATDQGSPALSSQVLVRVVVLDENDNSPFVLYPMQNASALCTELVPRAAEQGYLVTKVVAVDRDSGQNAWLSYQLLKATEPGLFGVWAHNGEVRTTRLLSERDAARHRLVVLVKDNGEPPLSASVTLHVLLVDGFSQPYLPLPEVAPERAQGDSLTIYLVIALASVSSLFLFSVLVFVAVRLCRRRRAAPLGVCSVPEGHFPGHLVDVSGTGTLSQSYQYEVCLKGGSGTNSEFKFLKPIFPNILSQSIGREVEENPSFQNNLGFP
- the LOC113179766 gene encoding protocadherin beta-8-like — translated: MEASGKRICRQKQVIFFFLLGLFQEGAGEPRRYSVVEETEGNSFVTNLAKDLSLGQREFSRRGVRILSKGNKLHLQLNQETGELLLNEKLDREELCGHTEPCVLRFQVMLESPLEFFQAELQIIDINDHSPEFLDKEMLLKVSESSPSGTTFPLKNAQDMDVGQNNIENYVISPNPYFRVLTRKRSDGRKYPELVLEKALDREEEPELKLTLTAQDGGSPPRTGTAQIHVEVVDVNDNAPEFQQLIYRVQIPEDSPIGFLIVTVSATDVDLGVNGEVSYSLFQASDEISKTFAINPLTGEIRLKEQLDFERVESYEVNIEARDAGSFTGKCVVLIQVTDVNDHAPEVTMSAFTSPISENSPEMVVAVFSVLDLDSGENGKISCSIQEDLPFFLKSSVENFYTLLTERPLDRENTAEYNITITVTDLGTPILKTYLNITVQVSDVNDNSPIFMQASYILLVQENNSPALHIGSVSATDRDSGTNAQITYSLLPTQDSQLHLASLVSINADNGQLFALRALDFEALQAFEFRVGATDQGLPALSSQALVRVVVVDENDNPPLVLYPMQNASAPCTELVPRAAEQGYLVTKVVAVDRDSGQNAWLSYQLLKATEPGLFGVWAHNGEVRTTRLLSERDAARHKLVVLVKDNGEPPLSASVTLHVLLVDGFSQPYLPLPEVAPERAQGDSLTVYLVIALASVSSLFLFSVLVFVAVRLCRRRRAAPLGVCSVPEGHFSGHLVDVRGTGTLSQSYQYEVCLTGGSGTSEFKFLKPILPTFQDHSLGSEM